In a genomic window of Akkermansiaceae bacterium:
- a CDS encoding prepilin-type N-terminal cleavage/methylation domain-containing protein, with protein MILKLNDSRRVVVYRGFTLIELLVVIAIVAVLAALIFSVSLRVINNGRSAKDLAQLRQSGIGITAHASETGRYPLSQQATKGGYFWMDHIRASAGMHSEGSDTFTHADAEPFMSKRLNVRIPSDLGSGGLRALKHYACVEAVMPWREDAKGYPGVPFVALKRPSTTAMLIDAPAQNPESVVKSSHINLWGGAFRSQWFYRAAWPQADNPAKEDEEIAPEACEAVIDFRHNGKAHVLFADGHVESLKSNEFRYSMFTNAY; from the coding sequence ATGATCCTCAAGTTGAATGATTCCAGGCGTGTTGTTGTCTACCGGGGTTTCACCCTGATTGAGCTGCTGGTGGTGATTGCCATTGTGGCAGTGCTCGCCGCCCTGATTTTCAGTGTTTCCCTTCGGGTCATCAACAACGGTCGCAGTGCCAAGGACCTCGCGCAGCTTCGTCAATCGGGTATCGGGATCACAGCCCATGCCAGTGAGACCGGTCGCTACCCGCTGTCCCAGCAGGCCACCAAGGGCGGCTACTTCTGGATGGATCATATCCGCGCATCGGCCGGAATGCATTCCGAGGGGTCGGATACCTTCACCCACGCAGACGCCGAGCCGTTCATGTCGAAGCGGCTCAATGTCAGGATTCCGTCTGATCTGGGCAGCGGGGGGTTACGCGCACTCAAGCACTATGCTTGTGTCGAGGCGGTCATGCCATGGCGCGAGGATGCCAAAGGATACCCCGGCGTCCCCTTTGTCGCGCTCAAGCGTCCCTCCACCACGGCGATGCTCATCGATGCCCCGGCCCAAAATCCGGAGAGTGTGGTCAAAAGCTCACACATCAACCTCTGGGGAGGTGCGTTCCGTTCTCAATGGTTCTATCGTGCGGCCTGGCCACAAGCGGATAACCCGGCCAAGGAGGATGAGGAGATCGCACCGGAAGCTTGCGAGGCTGTGATTGATTTCAGACACAATGGCAAGGCGCATGTGCTGTTTGCCGATGGACATGTGGAGTCCCTTAAGTCGAATGAGTTTCGTTACAGCATGTTTACCAACGCCTACTAA